From Aerosakkonema funiforme FACHB-1375:
GAAAGCAAAAGCTTTTTTTAATGGGAAAAAGCCATTCGAGCTAAAACAAGATCCAGATGTTCTCGATACTTGGTTTTCTTCTGGATTGTGGCCATTTTCTACTTTAGGTTGGCCGGAAAATACCAAAGATTTGGAATTTTACTACCCAACTTCTACCCTAGTTACTGGTTTTGACATCATCTTTTTCTGGGTTGCCAGAATGACGATGATGGCAGGATATTTTACCGAAAAAATGCCGTTCAAAGACGTTTACATTCACGGTTTGGTGTTGGATGAAAACGGTGAAAAGATGTCGAAAACCAAAGGTAATGGCATCGACCCGTTAGACTTAATTGATAAATATGGCACAGATGCTTTGCGTTTCACTTTGGTGAAGCAAGTAGCAGGTGCGGGTCAAGATATCCGCATGGAAGGATACAACCGCAAAACAGGCGAATCATCGGCGGTGGAAGCTTCGCGCAATTTCACGAATAAATTGTGGAATGCTTCTCGTTTTGCGATGATGAATTTGGAGGAACAAACGCCGCAACAATTAGGCGAAGCAGCAACAGAAAATCTGGAATTATCAGACAGATGGATTCTCTCCCGATATAATCAGGTTGTGCAGCAAACTGGCAAATATATCGAAAGTTACAGTTTGGGAGAAGCGGCGAAAGGTTTGTACGATTTCTTCTGGGGTGATTTCTGCGATTGGTATATCGAATTAGTGAAGTCTCGCCTGCAAAAAGATAGCGATGCTAATACTAAAAAGGTTGCCCAACAAACTATTGCTTTCGTGTTGGAAGGAACTTTGAAATTACTGCATCCTTTCATGCCGCATATTACGGAGGAAATTTGGCATACTCTCACTCAATCTGGCGAGGATAAATCATTGGCGTTGCAAGCTTTTCCAAAAGCAGATACAGCGCTAATTAATCCAGAATTGGAACAAGATTTCGATTTGCTAATTAACACAATTCGCACTTTGCGAAATCTCCGCGCTGAGGTGGATATTAAACCAGGTGCGAAAGTAACGGCAATCTTGCAAAGTGAAAGCGACAGAGAACGGCAAATCCTGACATCTGGCGAAAGTTATATTCAAACTTTAGCTAAGGTGGAAAATCTGACCATTACTCCTAGTTTGGATGGAGAAATCGGGCAGAATATGGCGGGTGTAGTTGGTACTGTGCAAGTTTTAATTCCGCTAGCTGGTATCGTAGATGTAGCAGCTTTAAGCGCCAAGTTGCAGAAAAAATTAACCAAAATAGAAGCGGAAATTAAATCAATTTCTGGGCGTTTAAGCAATCCTAATTTTGTGGATAAAGCTGCGCCGGAAGTGGTGCAAGCTGCTAGGGATGCGTTAGCGGAAGCACAGAAGCAAGCGGAGATTTTGCGCGAAAGATTGAAGCAACTGGGTTAATATGGTAGGGTGGGCATTGCCCACCTTACTTTAGGGGCAAAAACTTAAACTTTTAGATTTATCCTGAATTAAGCAAGTGACTTATCTCAATCCAAATGCAGTTATTCCTGAAGCAAAGCTGACAAGATATTTGCTAGTATGGAAACCAAAAGATGATAAGTCTGGGTTTTTAGCTCAAGCAGGATATACTCTTGATAACTGGCAACAACTTGAACGGGACTTAAGAAGCTTGCTGATGAATGAAGCTACTTTAGATAAAGAAAGTCCTTTTGGTAATATCTATAAGATTGAAGGAGTTTTAGTAGGTTCTAATGGAGTTAGTCTTCAAGTAGCGACTTTCTGGATTGTAGATTCATTTTCTAATGAGACAAGATTTGTTACACTTTTACCAAATTAGCTATAAGAGGTGGATTATGGAATTTGAAATGTTTTCCGAAGTAAGTTTAAAAGAAGATATTACTGAATACAATTTGCCGAAGGGAACTACTGCAATTATAGTAGATTATTGTCCAAGACCTGAAGGACAGGAAGATGGTTATGTTTTAGAGGTATTGAATGAAGAAGGTGAGGCGTTTGCAGTTATTGCAGTGGCAGTTTCCAAAATTGAACCGATAGCGGTAAGTATGTCTCGATAGGCGATCGCACTAAAATTGTAGGTGGGCAATACCCTACTGATACTAACTTTGTTCGGAAAGTGACCAAATTAAGGGATATCAGGGAAATAGCAAAAATCACAGTGAATGTTTTCTTACAAATCTGTTGGAAAGCCAACTTAAGTTATGGAGATGAATTAAGCCTTCATATTGGTGCAAGAATTCCTTACTCCCAAAAATCGATGGCTGGTAAAGAAAAAGGAGAGTGGATAGTAGGAACGCGAGGAAATCCTTGGAAACTTAAATCGGAAGGAGAAACTATTGTTACTTCTGAGGAAGATGCGGAAAATATTCGACAAAAAATTAAAGCGATCGAGCATAATCATATTAGTTGGTTTGTACCTACTCCAGAGTTAGGTTTTAATATGGGTTTCTCGAATGGATATGAGTTGATACTTATCCCAGAAATTGAGGATGATTCTGGTTTAGCATATTGGGAAATGTTTACTCCCAAAGATATGATTCTTAAAGTTAGGCCAAATGCTATGTGGTCTTATACTTGCATTACCAATATACCTACAGTTCCATGTTAACAAATAGTCCAATCTGTAAACTGTAGCTACCGCTTATTCATAG
This genomic window contains:
- a CDS encoding DUF6883 domain-containing protein encodes the protein MTYLNPNAVIPEAKLTRYLLVWKPKDDKSGFLAQAGYTLDNWQQLERDLRSLLMNEATLDKESPFGNIYKIEGVLVGSNGVSLQVATFWIVDSFSNETRFVTLLPN
- a CDS encoding DUF4926 domain-containing protein, with amino-acid sequence MEFEMFSEVSLKEDITEYNLPKGTTAIIVDYCPRPEGQEDGYVLEVLNEEGEAFAVIAVAVSKIEPIAVSMSR
- a CDS encoding valine--tRNA ligase; protein product: MTSTLPPQYDPSNTEAKWQKFWEEKEIFKADPAKGGESYSMVIPPPNVTGSLHMGHALGQTIMDIVVRYHRMTGRNTLWVPGTDHASIAVHVMLERELEKEKITRQDLGREKFLERAWQWKENSGGSIVYQLRRLGLSVDWSRERFTMDGGLSEAVVEAFVRLYEEGLIYRGNYLVNWCPATQSAVSDLEVDDKEVNGNLWHFRYPLSDNSGYLEVATTRPETMLGDTAVAVNPNDNRYKHLIGKTVTLPIMNREIPIIGDELVEMEFGTGCVKVTPAHDPNDFEMGKRHNLPFINIMNKDGSLNENAGPFVGQDRFVARKNVVQRLEDDGFLVKIEDYKHTVPYSDRGKVAIEPLLSTQWFVKIRPMADQALEFLDEKNSPEFVPQRWTKVYRDWLVKLKDWCISRQLWWGHQIPAWYAVSETNGEITDSTPFFVARCGVEAQEKAKAFFNGKKPFELKQDPDVLDTWFSSGLWPFSTLGWPENTKDLEFYYPTSTLVTGFDIIFFWVARMTMMAGYFTEKMPFKDVYIHGLVLDENGEKMSKTKGNGIDPLDLIDKYGTDALRFTLVKQVAGAGQDIRMEGYNRKTGESSAVEASRNFTNKLWNASRFAMMNLEEQTPQQLGEAATENLELSDRWILSRYNQVVQQTGKYIESYSLGEAAKGLYDFFWGDFCDWYIELVKSRLQKDSDANTKKVAQQTIAFVLEGTLKLLHPFMPHITEEIWHTLTQSGEDKSLALQAFPKADTALINPELEQDFDLLINTIRTLRNLRAEVDIKPGAKVTAILQSESDRERQILTSGESYIQTLAKVENLTITPSLDGEIGQNMAGVVGTVQVLIPLAGIVDVAALSAKLQKKLTKIEAEIKSISGRLSNPNFVDKAAPEVVQAARDALAEAQKQAEILRERLKQLG